Proteins from a genomic interval of Demetria terragena DSM 11295:
- a CDS encoding FtsK/SpoIIIE domain-containing protein, with protein sequence MSTSVGEPITVALTFVRAEAASSSTFVVSVASSTPWAEVRTLLPGDLRESLWYAYETPVSDDSLIGEPPLLHAAQLTDRPHQPPRRPLLELTIAEGPDSGQVRPLVGRAVLGRVPVCDLPLCDPSLSREHAAIDITHGLATVRDLDSTNGTWIDDGRLDATVPRELRVGQRLRTGHTVSRLTPVRTAPPLPLRAGRRALSRPPRQVPELISGELTRPTAPQAFEFSIPWLVLLLPVPIALVLAILLRSPMFLAFAAFSPLMMMGQYLHDRIGGRRARRAQLEEFQARTEEIERELAERLLRETTDRRRLAPDLAEIATSVRIGRCWARRPGDQDHLLCRLGTGTVSAHTSVRDSDGAREHFPLERMPITVDLNEHPVTGLTGTPELLDRVLDSLVGQLVATHSPTALRLLVISSRSAEPGRWGWAVWLPHLRPDTTGSPLVFHPDHDLEEISSALDAWSRPLDTPLIGASKPSVHTVVVLDGTGLTQRPLLHALVQNGAHHGVVVLAAAPHADGLPADCTAMAVLDDPLSGRLLVGDIVQPFVPDLPAPTWRDSIGSALSATVDTTPGAHGGEPPAQVRLLDVLDDDLTSEKVRHQWHRRPRSHEILVGLGAEGPVTVDLVRDGPHALVGGTTGSGKSELLQTLIASLALGNRPDELTFLLVDYKGGAAFKDCVDLPHTVGLVTDLDPFLTQRALSSLDAEVRRREKLLAAVGAKDLEDYQAHTSDAPPIPRLVLVIDEFRVLAEELPDFIDGVVRLAAVGRSLGIHIILATQRPAGVISGDIRANVNLRIALRVRDTSDSEDIIESPAAAALSAHTPGRALLRTGATPPIAVQAARVGGSAAGVEAVRVLPVDPCTGRVTGPPTIETSGGPSDLSFVVTTLRGAAELAELPQMPSPWLPPLPAMLARTVGHSTWRTLEGGTSADDQPAAPLGLIDLPAEQQQVTVAWNLGSGHLAVVGGPRSGRTTAVRTIVAGLAERWTPEDIHVYAIDTAGTLGALQELPHAGAIIPSTDTTLVKKVLDWLAHECVRRQQVLAAGDYADLSEQRRGAAAGSALSYLVLIIDGWDGFQAEYELADGAVVDSVAHLLRDGPAVGLSVLLTGGRAVLSGRVASLVQHRICLRMADEMDLVMAGLRPAQVPSFMPPGRALVLPNGDELQVALPGASAEGAAQSEAIRAIARDTPPPRSCPPKKFVGLPERIRWEDLDATSAPSPDALVLGVGGEAAQPRWWHPDPVHGCVALIAGPPGSGRTTALQTLAAQLHDRGPLYWLACARDRHESSPGVTYLRVEDDADHVWDLLSAGFATLVIDDVELLAPPYDRLAESFLDRCAQGAGALLVAGATSDLIGSYQGVAADLRRRQSGLILQPARGDGDLLAAHVPHTGRVVPGRGILVHRGKGTEIQVAQPPAVDPTVAPDRYTP encoded by the coding sequence GTGAGCACTTCAGTTGGCGAGCCCATCACCGTGGCCTTGACCTTCGTCCGCGCCGAGGCCGCAAGCTCCAGCACGTTCGTCGTGAGCGTCGCGTCATCCACCCCATGGGCCGAGGTCCGAACACTCCTGCCAGGCGACCTACGCGAATCGCTCTGGTACGCATACGAAACGCCCGTTTCAGACGACTCTCTGATCGGTGAACCTCCACTGCTGCACGCCGCTCAACTCACTGACCGGCCGCATCAACCGCCCCGCCGCCCCCTTCTCGAACTCACCATCGCTGAGGGACCGGACAGTGGACAGGTCCGGCCCCTTGTCGGTCGCGCCGTGCTCGGGCGTGTCCCCGTGTGCGACCTCCCGTTATGCGACCCCTCGCTGTCGCGTGAACATGCCGCTATCGACATCACCCACGGCCTAGCAACAGTCCGGGATCTGGACTCGACCAACGGCACCTGGATCGACGACGGGCGGCTCGACGCCACCGTGCCGCGCGAACTTCGCGTAGGCCAGCGATTGCGCACCGGCCACACAGTCAGCCGACTCACCCCCGTCCGCACGGCCCCGCCGCTGCCGCTGCGAGCCGGACGCCGGGCACTCAGCCGCCCACCCCGTCAGGTCCCCGAGCTGATCTCCGGTGAACTCACTCGCCCCACCGCTCCTCAGGCCTTCGAGTTCAGCATTCCGTGGCTAGTCCTGCTCCTGCCGGTCCCGATCGCCCTGGTCCTTGCCATCCTGCTCCGTAGTCCGATGTTCCTCGCCTTTGCCGCTTTCAGCCCGCTCATGATGATGGGCCAATACCTCCACGACCGCATCGGCGGGCGGCGGGCTCGGCGTGCGCAACTGGAGGAGTTCCAGGCCCGGACCGAAGAAATCGAGCGCGAGCTCGCCGAGCGACTCCTGCGCGAAACCACCGACCGACGGCGCCTGGCTCCAGACTTGGCCGAGATCGCCACGAGCGTTCGCATTGGTCGCTGTTGGGCCCGGCGGCCAGGAGACCAAGACCATCTGCTCTGCCGGCTCGGCACCGGAACGGTGTCCGCACACACGAGCGTTCGGGATAGCGACGGCGCGCGCGAGCATTTCCCTCTGGAACGCATGCCGATCACCGTCGACCTGAACGAGCATCCCGTGACGGGGCTGACGGGCACTCCTGAACTTCTGGACCGCGTGCTCGACTCTCTCGTCGGACAACTCGTCGCGACTCATTCCCCAACCGCGCTGCGGCTGCTGGTGATCAGTTCGCGCAGCGCCGAACCGGGCCGCTGGGGGTGGGCGGTCTGGCTACCCCATCTGCGACCGGACACCACCGGCTCTCCGCTGGTGTTTCATCCCGACCACGATCTCGAGGAGATCAGCAGTGCCTTGGACGCCTGGTCACGGCCGTTGGACACCCCCCTGATCGGTGCGTCCAAGCCCAGCGTGCACACGGTCGTGGTGCTCGACGGCACCGGCCTGACGCAGCGCCCGCTTCTGCACGCCTTGGTGCAGAACGGGGCGCACCATGGCGTCGTGGTTCTCGCCGCGGCGCCGCACGCCGACGGGTTGCCGGCCGACTGCACTGCCATGGCGGTACTCGACGACCCACTATCGGGTCGACTGTTGGTTGGCGACATCGTCCAACCGTTCGTACCTGACCTGCCCGCACCCACATGGCGGGACTCGATCGGATCGGCTCTCTCTGCAACCGTCGACACCACGCCGGGAGCCCACGGCGGCGAACCGCCAGCACAGGTGCGCCTTCTCGACGTGCTTGATGACGACCTCACCAGTGAAAAGGTGCGCCACCAATGGCACCGCCGTCCGCGCAGCCACGAGATCCTGGTCGGTCTCGGCGCCGAGGGACCCGTCACGGTCGACCTGGTCCGCGACGGCCCGCATGCCCTGGTGGGTGGCACGACGGGCTCTGGAAAATCAGAGCTCCTGCAGACGCTCATCGCCTCCCTTGCTTTGGGGAACCGACCTGATGAACTGACCTTCCTGCTCGTGGACTACAAGGGTGGCGCCGCATTCAAGGATTGCGTCGACCTGCCGCACACCGTCGGCCTCGTCACCGATCTGGACCCCTTCCTGACCCAACGCGCGCTCTCTTCGCTTGACGCCGAGGTTCGACGCCGCGAGAAGCTCCTCGCCGCGGTCGGAGCCAAGGACCTCGAGGACTATCAAGCTCACACATCGGACGCTCCGCCGATCCCTCGACTCGTCCTCGTCATCGATGAGTTCCGTGTCCTTGCAGAGGAACTCCCGGACTTCATCGACGGTGTCGTACGACTCGCGGCCGTCGGGCGCAGCCTCGGAATCCACATCATCCTCGCCACCCAGCGGCCCGCCGGGGTGATCTCTGGGGATATCCGGGCCAACGTCAATCTGCGCATCGCGCTGCGCGTACGAGACACCTCCGACTCCGAGGACATCATCGAATCGCCAGCTGCGGCAGCCTTGAGTGCGCACACCCCTGGGCGGGCGCTGCTGCGCACGGGCGCGACACCACCCATCGCGGTGCAAGCTGCGCGGGTCGGCGGCAGCGCAGCCGGCGTTGAAGCCGTTCGGGTTCTGCCCGTTGACCCGTGCACGGGACGGGTGACGGGTCCCCCAACCATCGAGACCTCCGGCGGCCCTAGCGACTTGAGTTTCGTGGTCACCACCCTTCGCGGGGCGGCAGAACTCGCCGAGCTGCCGCAGATGCCCTCTCCATGGTTACCGCCGCTGCCCGCAATGCTCGCCCGGACCGTAGGACATTCCACGTGGCGCACTCTCGAGGGAGGAACCTCGGCAGATGACCAACCCGCGGCGCCGCTGGGCCTGATCGATCTACCAGCGGAGCAACAACAGGTGACCGTGGCATGGAACCTCGGCAGCGGGCATCTGGCAGTCGTGGGAGGACCGCGCAGTGGACGTACGACCGCGGTCCGGACGATCGTGGCCGGGCTCGCCGAGCGGTGGACACCTGAGGACATTCACGTCTATGCGATCGATACCGCAGGCACGCTGGGCGCCCTCCAAGAACTCCCCCACGCTGGAGCCATCATTCCAAGCACCGACACCACCCTGGTCAAGAAGGTGCTGGACTGGCTCGCCCACGAATGCGTCCGCCGACAGCAGGTTCTGGCCGCCGGCGACTATGCCGACCTTTCCGAGCAGCGCCGTGGCGCTGCGGCCGGGTCCGCTCTTTCCTACCTCGTCCTGATCATCGACGGCTGGGATGGGTTCCAGGCCGAGTACGAACTCGCCGACGGCGCCGTGGTGGACAGCGTGGCCCACCTGTTGCGTGATGGTCCGGCAGTCGGGCTCAGCGTGCTGCTCACCGGTGGGCGCGCCGTGTTGTCGGGTCGGGTGGCGAGCCTGGTTCAGCACCGCATCTGCCTTCGTATGGCCGACGAAATGGATCTCGTCATGGCGGGATTGCGGCCGGCCCAAGTTCCATCGTTCATGCCGCCCGGTCGAGCCCTCGTGTTGCCCAACGGCGACGAACTCCAGGTGGCGCTGCCCGGCGCTAGCGCAGAAGGCGCGGCCCAGTCAGAAGCGATTCGTGCCATTGCGCGCGACACGCCACCGCCCCGCTCGTGCCCTCCCAAGAAGTTTGTCGGCCTACCCGAGCGCATCAGGTGGGAAGACCTCGACGCCACATCCGCGCCAAGTCCCGACGCGCTCGTCCTCGGCGTGGGTGGCGAGGCGGCGCAGCCGCGATGGTGGCACCCAGATCCAGTCCACGGCTGCGTCGCGCTGATTGCCGGGCCGCCCGGAAGCGGTCGGACCACCGCACTGCAGACCTTGGCCGCCCAACTGCACGATCGCGGCCCTCTCTATTGGCTCGCCTGTGCGCGCGACCGCCATGAATCCTCGCCAGGCGTCACTTACCTGAGGGTTGAAGACGACGCTGACCACGTCTGGGACCTACTGTCCGCAGGATTTGCGACACTCGTGATCGACGACGTCGAACTTCTCGCGCCGCCCTACGACCGCCTTGCCGAGTCCTTCCTCGACCGCTGCGCCCAGGGAGCGGGCGCTCTTCTTGTTGCCGGCGCAACCAGCGACCTCATCGGTAGTTATCAGGGAGTTGCCGCCGACCTGAGGCGCCGACAAAGTGGCCTGATCCTTCAGCCCGCACGTGGGGACGGCGACCTTTTGGCCGCTCACGTTCCCCATACCGGTCGGGTCGTGCCCGGCCGAGGCATCCTGGTCCATCGCGGCAAGGGCACCGAGATTCAGGTGGCGCAGCCGCCAGCCGTCGATCCGACCGTGGCACCGGACCGCTACACCCCTTGA
- a CDS encoding WhiB family transcriptional regulator, with the protein MDWRDRAACLEEDPELFFPIGNTGPAIQQVEDAKAVCRRCDVIDTCLKWALESGQDAGVWGGLSEDERRALKRRNARARRAG; encoded by the coding sequence ATGGATTGGCGCGATCGCGCTGCCTGCCTGGAAGAAGACCCGGAACTGTTCTTCCCCATTGGGAACACAGGCCCGGCGATCCAGCAGGTCGAAGACGCCAAAGCGGTCTGCCGTCGTTGTGACGTCATTGACACCTGTTTGAAGTGGGCGCTGGAAAGCGGCCAAGATGCAGGCGTCTGGGGCGGTCTCTCAGAAGATGAGCGCCGCGCCCTGAAGCGTCGCAACGCTCGCGCACGACGCGCTGGCTGA